A genomic region of Mycolicibacterium poriferae contains the following coding sequences:
- a CDS encoding DUF6480 family protein translates to MTALPPDPAPENAPGPDRAGGVPPGETPPDSAQTSATSNADPTAGRNLTPRAVVTFVAIGLFAALFAVTAVVLVMELLAAF, encoded by the coding sequence ATGACCGCTCTTCCGCCGGATCCCGCCCCCGAGAACGCCCCCGGTCCAGACCGTGCCGGGGGTGTTCCTCCGGGTGAGACGCCGCCGGATTCGGCGCAGACCTCGGCGACGTCGAACGCCGACCCCACCGCGGGGCGCAACCTGACCCCGCGGGCCGTGGTGACGTTTGTGGCGATCGGGCTGTTCGCCGCACTGTTCGCCGTCACCGCGGTGGTGCTGGTGATGGAGTTGCTGGCGGCGTTCTAG
- a CDS encoding cold-shock protein — MAQGTVKWFNSDKGFGFIAPDGGAQDVFVHYSEISGNGYRSLEENQRVEFEVEQGNKGPQAVRVSAV; from the coding sequence ATGGCACAGGGAACTGTGAAGTGGTTCAACAGCGATAAGGGCTTCGGCTTCATCGCTCCCGATGGCGGCGCGCAGGACGTGTTCGTCCACTACTCGGAGATCAGCGGCAACGGATACCGCTCGCTCGAGGAGAACCAGCGAGTCGAGTTCGAGGTCGAGCAGGGCAACAAGGGCCCGCAGGCTGTGAGGGTGTCTGCCGTCTGA
- a CDS encoding S15 peptidase family protein, producing the protein MAVALGVGAAIMAGAGVAAAEDSEGSSPSSGSSTSSESSGSASSGSSGSASSGSTSGSQSSSAGNADESESSDDTVNSGEDADLDGAGSVDEDGVDEDAVDEDAVDEDAADEGGEDEDAVDEDAVDEDGEDAADETGAVDEGAVDEGAVVDDAADDAGGDDEATDGAASGADDRPDVRDAEPAGDDAVEEPAPVEVEESPAAETPGVEAEPSATEQPATEQPATEQPAEPSAFSEPADPEVPSDEAEVVSADVSAIDPDQQALDDGPALPALASLVMSIVGAGREATNETPESIGDLVTTSLVEADAAQYPIPTDVVVEQWTPPLQWLQNIPVLGPLVVTPLVGLAHVIPFVGDILNPVIGFPIDHWAPEGTPQARSFRVTSFDGTRIFVHFMPAEGLQAGETAPTVLNGPGLGLPGATTLELDVDSFLPRDTIGVGALREAGYNVVTWDPRGEWRSEGIMTLDSPDYEGRDMSHIISYLATLPEVALDGVNDPRIGMTGASYGGGIQLATAAIDHRIDAIVPTIAWNSLVDVLFPRGAVNSGWGTLLPTVLALTFAREHPRIFPVAIQGVLFGIAEDSDIELVNDLGFQDQIGDITAPTLLIQGTVDTLFTLDQAHTNALALIEAGTTTKVVWYCGGHGACLSDYNDGEVVIDRTLRWLDRYVKGDESVDTGAQFEWVDQNGEWYSAEEYPVTEGTPVVAERTDRRTIPFVPLLGGSGPNPLILTRGLIATLLGLPSAAGAINAVSLRVPDVTELTHIVGAPEITLTYSGDGNAEHVYAQIVDDRTGLVLGNHATPIPVVLDGDTHTVTFSMEQVAHTLAPGQSVTVQIVTSSAKFLNFYSWGAITVEGMSVSLPTRAAEESATVAA; encoded by the coding sequence TTGGCGGTGGCGCTCGGCGTCGGAGCGGCGATCATGGCGGGCGCCGGCGTCGCGGCGGCTGAGGACAGCGAGGGCTCCTCGCCGTCGTCGGGGTCCTCGACGTCGTCGGAGTCTTCGGGGTCCGCGTCGTCGGGCTCGTCGGGGTCCGCGTCGTCAGGATCGACCTCGGGATCGCAGTCGTCCAGCGCTGGCAACGCCGACGAGAGCGAATCTTCTGACGACACCGTCAATTCCGGCGAGGATGCCGACCTCGACGGTGCAGGCAGCGTCGACGAAGACGGCGTCGACGAGGACGCCGTGGACGAGGACGCCGTGGACGAAGACGCCGCGGACGAGGGCGGCGAGGACGAAGACGCCGTGGACGAAGACGCCGTGGACGAAGACGGCGAGGATGCGGCTGACGAGACAGGCGCCGTCGACGAAGGTGCCGTCGACGAGGGCGCCGTCGTCGATGACGCCGCGGACGACGCGGGTGGTGACGACGAAGCCACCGATGGTGCCGCCTCCGGCGCCGACGACCGACCCGACGTGCGCGACGCCGAACCCGCCGGCGACGACGCGGTCGAAGAACCGGCGCCCGTCGAGGTGGAGGAGTCGCCAGCTGCTGAGACCCCGGGCGTCGAGGCCGAGCCGTCGGCGACCGAGCAGCCCGCGACCGAGCAGCCCGCGACCGAGCAACCTGCCGAGCCCAGCGCGTTCTCCGAGCCTGCCGATCCCGAGGTGCCCAGCGACGAGGCCGAGGTCGTCAGCGCCGACGTGTCGGCCATCGACCCCGATCAGCAGGCCCTCGACGACGGTCCGGCGCTGCCCGCGCTGGCCTCGTTGGTCATGTCCATCGTCGGCGCCGGTCGTGAAGCCACCAACGAAACCCCCGAAAGCATCGGCGATCTGGTGACCACCAGCCTGGTCGAAGCCGATGCGGCGCAGTATCCGATCCCGACCGACGTGGTCGTCGAGCAGTGGACACCGCCGCTGCAGTGGCTGCAGAACATCCCGGTCCTGGGGCCCTTGGTGGTCACCCCGCTGGTCGGGCTGGCCCACGTGATCCCGTTCGTCGGCGACATCCTGAATCCGGTGATCGGGTTCCCGATCGACCACTGGGCCCCCGAGGGCACTCCGCAGGCGCGCAGCTTCCGGGTGACGTCGTTCGATGGCACCCGGATCTTCGTGCACTTCATGCCTGCCGAGGGACTCCAGGCCGGTGAGACCGCGCCGACGGTGCTCAACGGCCCCGGTCTGGGCCTGCCCGGCGCGACCACGCTGGAACTCGATGTCGACAGCTTCCTGCCGCGAGACACGATCGGTGTCGGCGCGCTGCGTGAGGCCGGCTATAACGTCGTCACCTGGGATCCGCGTGGGGAGTGGCGTTCCGAGGGGATCATGACGCTGGATTCGCCGGACTACGAGGGCCGCGACATGTCGCACATCATCAGCTACCTGGCCACTCTGCCCGAGGTTGCGCTGGACGGGGTGAACGATCCCAGGATCGGCATGACCGGCGCCTCCTACGGCGGCGGAATCCAATTGGCCACTGCGGCAATCGATCACCGCATCGATGCCATCGTGCCGACGATCGCCTGGAACAGCCTGGTGGACGTGCTGTTTCCGCGTGGCGCCGTCAACAGTGGGTGGGGCACCCTGTTGCCGACGGTGCTTGCGCTGACGTTCGCCCGCGAGCACCCGCGGATCTTCCCGGTAGCCATCCAGGGGGTGTTGTTCGGCATCGCCGAAGACTCCGACATCGAATTGGTCAACGATCTCGGATTCCAGGACCAAATCGGCGACATCACCGCCCCGACGCTGTTGATCCAGGGCACGGTCGACACGCTGTTCACCCTGGATCAGGCGCACACCAACGCGCTGGCCCTGATCGAGGCCGGCACCACCACCAAGGTGGTCTGGTACTGCGGCGGGCACGGCGCCTGCCTCAGCGACTACAACGACGGTGAAGTGGTCATCGACCGGACGCTGCGCTGGCTGGATCGCTACGTCAAGGGCGACGAAAGCGTGGACACCGGAGCGCAATTCGAGTGGGTCGATCAGAACGGCGAGTGGTACAGCGCCGAGGAGTATCCGGTCACCGAGGGCACGCCCGTCGTCGCCGAACGCACGGACCGGCGCACCATTCCGTTCGTCCCGCTGCTCGGTGGGTCCGGACCCAACCCGCTGATCCTGACCCGCGGGCTCATCGCGACGCTGCTCGGTCTGCCTTCGGCGGCGGGCGCGATCAACGCGGTCAGCCTGCGCGTGCCTGACGTCACCGAGCTGACGCACATCGTCGGCGCGCCGGAGATCACGCTCACCTATTCCGGCGACGGCAACGCAGAGCACGTCTACGCGCAGATCGTCGACGATCGAACCGGTCTGGTGCTGGGCAACCACGCCACACCGATCCCGGTGGTGCTCGACGGTGACACGCACACGGTGACGTTCTCCATGGAGCAGGTGGCGCACACGCTGGCGCCGGGGCAGTCGGTCACCGTGCAGATCGTCACGTCCTCGGCGAAGTTCCTGAACTTCTACTCCTGGGGTGCGATCACCGTCGAGGGGATGTCGGTGAGCCTGCCGACCCGCGCGGCCGAGGAGTCCGCGACCGTCGCAGCCTGA
- a CDS encoding MMPL family transporter, producing the protein MSRFLFALGQSSFRHRWWVLGAWLAVLIAVVVGFLGFRGQPSDNFTIPGTESQRAVEQLQQNLPAFSGAQTQLTFVAPEGRAITDPTLTPAINEAVAAANNVENVAAAAGPSQTGQIAPDGRVGLGTVQWTQQIGEVSESSLTSLEDAMAPAEQAGLRVEYGGSVYPGYKVDVPHLPEIIGIGVAFLILVITFGAVVAAGLPIITAGVGVGIGALGIFVAAAFVDMPTAALSLALMLGLAVGIDYALFILNRYRNNLLLLMPRDEAAGLAVGTAGGAVVFAALTVIIALCGLAVVGIPFLTYMGLAAAVSVFIAMLIAVTLLPALFGFAGGQVARFIQPPLQPGRPKEVAQVATYTPHRTMGATWARFVVRFRKPLLVTGAAGLILIGLPTLGMHLVLPSGASQPEFSTARQAYDVTAEHLGPGFNGPLLVVADLSDATDPRAVQTIAANLGREQGVVAAAPAGGNQDTAAIQVIPATGPNDTATADLVQRIRADRDAIEADTGATILVGGNTASNIDTSAKLAAALPVFIIVVVGLAFVLLTVAFRAALVPLTSIVGFLLSVFAAVGVQVAIFQWGWGASLLGITPGETISFLPIIVLAIVFGLSSDYEVFVVSRIREELSRTDTAVDAVRSGVGLSARVVTAAALIMFGVFIAFLAGGDPIIKSIGLTLAVGVFLDAFVVRLTLIPAVMAMLGDTMWKHSKWFGRYVPDLDIEGTKLEAEHRSPVPA; encoded by the coding sequence ATGTCGCGCTTTTTGTTCGCGCTTGGCCAGTCCAGCTTCCGGCACCGCTGGTGGGTGCTCGGCGCCTGGCTGGCAGTGCTGATCGCGGTGGTGGTCGGCTTCCTCGGGTTCCGCGGACAGCCCAGCGACAACTTCACCATCCCCGGCACCGAATCCCAGCGCGCCGTGGAGCAGCTGCAGCAGAACCTCCCCGCGTTCAGCGGGGCGCAGACCCAGCTGACCTTCGTCGCGCCCGAAGGCCGCGCCATCACCGACCCGACGCTGACACCGGCGATCAACGAGGCCGTCGCCGCCGCCAACAACGTCGAGAACGTCGCGGCGGCCGCCGGCCCGAGCCAAACCGGCCAGATCGCCCCCGACGGCCGCGTCGGGCTGGGCACCGTGCAGTGGACCCAGCAGATCGGCGAGGTCTCCGAGTCGTCGTTGACGTCGCTGGAAGACGCGATGGCCCCCGCCGAGCAGGCGGGACTGCGCGTCGAATACGGCGGCAGCGTCTACCCCGGGTACAAAGTCGACGTGCCGCACCTGCCGGAGATCATCGGCATCGGGGTGGCGTTCCTCATCCTCGTCATCACCTTCGGGGCGGTCGTGGCCGCCGGGCTACCGATCATCACCGCGGGGGTGGGCGTCGGCATCGGCGCGCTCGGGATCTTCGTCGCCGCCGCGTTCGTGGACATGCCGACCGCAGCGCTCTCCCTGGCGCTGATGCTCGGACTGGCGGTCGGCATCGACTATGCGTTGTTCATCCTCAACCGCTACCGCAACAACCTGCTGTTGCTGATGCCGCGCGACGAGGCGGCCGGGCTGGCGGTCGGCACCGCCGGCGGCGCCGTCGTTTTCGCGGCACTCACCGTGATCATCGCGCTGTGCGGCCTGGCGGTGGTGGGCATCCCGTTCCTGACCTACATGGGTCTGGCCGCGGCGGTGTCGGTGTTCATCGCGATGCTGATCGCGGTGACGCTACTGCCCGCCCTGTTCGGATTCGCCGGCGGGCAGGTCGCGCGCTTCATCCAACCCCCGCTGCAGCCCGGCCGCCCCAAGGAGGTCGCCCAGGTGGCGACCTACACCCCGCACCGCACCATGGGAGCGACGTGGGCGCGGTTCGTGGTCCGATTCCGCAAGCCGCTGCTGGTGACCGGTGCCGCCGGATTGATCCTGATCGGATTACCCACCCTCGGAATGCATCTGGTCCTGCCCAGCGGTGCGTCGCAGCCGGAGTTCAGCACCGCACGTCAGGCCTACGATGTGACCGCCGAGCATCTCGGCCCCGGCTTCAACGGCCCGCTGCTGGTCGTCGCCGACCTCAGTGACGCCACTGATCCGCGGGCGGTGCAGACCATCGCGGCCAACCTCGGTCGTGAGCAGGGCGTCGTTGCCGCCGCCCCGGCCGGAGGCAACCAGGACACGGCCGCCATCCAGGTCATTCCGGCGACCGGCCCCAACGACACCGCCACCGCGGACCTGGTCCAGCGCATCCGCGCCGACCGCGACGCCATCGAAGCCGACACCGGGGCAACGATTCTCGTCGGCGGCAACACCGCCTCGAACATCGATACCTCCGCCAAGCTGGCCGCTGCGCTACCGGTGTTCATCATCGTCGTCGTCGGCCTCGCGTTCGTGCTGCTGACCGTCGCGTTCCGCGCCGCGTTGGTCCCGCTGACATCGATCGTCGGGTTCCTGCTGTCGGTGTTCGCCGCGGTCGGCGTCCAGGTCGCGATCTTCCAATGGGGCTGGGGCGCATCACTTCTCGGAATCACCCCCGGTGAGACGATCAGCTTCCTGCCGATCATCGTGCTGGCCATCGTCTTCGGCTTGTCCAGCGACTACGAGGTGTTCGTGGTGTCGCGCATCCGCGAGGAGCTCTCCCGCACAGACACCGCGGTGGACGCCGTCCGCAGCGGGGTCGGGCTCTCGGCGCGCGTCGTCACCGCCGCGGCGTTGATCATGTTCGGCGTGTTCATCGCCTTCCTCGCCGGCGGCGACCCGATCATCAAATCCATCGGGCTGACCCTGGCCGTCGGCGTGTTCCTCGATGCGTTCGTGGTGCGGCTGACATTGATTCCCGCGGTGATGGCCATGCTGGGTGACACGATGTGGAAGCACTCCAAGTGGTTCGGCCGCTACGTCCCCGATCTGGACATCGAGGGGACCAAGCTGGAGGCCGAGCACCGCAGCCCGGTGCCGGCGTAA
- a CDS encoding fatty acid desaturase family protein, producing MAISDIAVYAHLSETDIDALADELDGIRREVEASLGERDAAYIRRTIAFQRSLDVAARLLIACSRSRTGWLFGTAALAFAKSVENMEIGHNVSHGQWDWMNDPEIHSNTWEWDMVAVSSHWRYSHNYRHHVFNNVVGVDDDLGFGVMRVTRDEPWKPEHLVQPLRNVLLAAIFEWGIGLHGVHSERDRVGAGSAAHAAARTELTRKIARQAVRDYVLWPAVTRRRWRRTLAANGAANLLRNLWAYVVIFCGHFPDGAEKFNADVLQRETRGEWYLRQILGTANFTAGPVLAFASGNLCYQIEHHLFPDLPSNRYAQIAKPVRALCAKYGLPYTTGPLVRQYLLTLRTIHKLALPDRFLTATSDDAPETASERRTGGALGRLRSAHQRQRMRSA from the coding sequence TTGGCCATCTCCGACATCGCGGTGTACGCGCACCTCAGCGAGACGGACATCGACGCGCTGGCCGACGAACTGGACGGCATCCGCCGCGAGGTCGAGGCCTCACTGGGGGAGCGCGACGCTGCCTACATTCGTCGCACCATCGCGTTCCAGCGCTCGCTCGATGTGGCTGCGCGTCTGCTCATCGCGTGCAGTCGCTCCCGGACCGGCTGGCTGTTCGGCACCGCGGCGCTGGCGTTCGCCAAGAGCGTCGAGAACATGGAGATCGGCCACAACGTCAGCCACGGGCAGTGGGACTGGATGAACGACCCGGAGATCCACTCGAACACGTGGGAGTGGGACATGGTGGCGGTGTCCTCGCACTGGCGGTACTCCCACAACTACCGGCATCACGTGTTCAACAACGTCGTCGGCGTCGACGACGATCTCGGTTTCGGTGTCATGCGAGTAACCCGGGACGAGCCGTGGAAACCCGAGCACCTGGTGCAACCACTCCGAAATGTGTTGTTGGCAGCTATTTTCGAATGGGGGATCGGGCTGCACGGTGTGCATTCCGAGCGGGACCGCGTCGGGGCCGGCAGCGCGGCGCACGCCGCGGCGCGCACGGAGTTGACCCGCAAGATCGCCCGCCAGGCGGTCCGCGACTATGTGCTCTGGCCCGCGGTCACCCGTCGGCGCTGGCGGCGGACCCTCGCCGCGAACGGCGCAGCCAATCTGCTGCGCAACCTGTGGGCCTACGTCGTGATCTTCTGTGGACACTTTCCCGACGGGGCCGAGAAGTTCAATGCCGATGTCCTGCAACGCGAGACACGGGGCGAGTGGTATCTGCGACAGATCCTGGGCACGGCGAACTTCACCGCCGGCCCGGTGCTGGCGTTCGCCAGTGGAAACCTGTGCTACCAGATCGAACACCACCTGTTCCCCGACCTGCCGAGCAACCGCTATGCGCAGATCGCGAAGCCCGTCAGGGCGTTGTGCGCCAAGTACGGCCTGCCGTACACCACGGGACCGCTTGTGCGGCAGTATCTTCTGACCCTGCGCACGATCCACAAGCTCGCCCTGCCGGATCGGTTCCTGACCGCGACCAGTGACGACGCGCCGGAGACCGCGTCCGAGCGCAGGACCGGCGGTGCGCTGGGGCGCCTGCGGTCAGCCCACCAACGCCAGCGAATGCGCTCGGCGTAG
- a CDS encoding fatty acyl-AMP ligase — translation MSRFTTTMYANAASSTKGFITGDPDAPLRQSWAEVHERARSIAGALAAAGVGRGDVVAVLAGAPVEIAPTAQGIWMRGASVTMLHQPTPRTDLVRWAEETTTVIDMIAAKAVVVSEPFMAAAPVLSELGMTVLTVAELLTGPPTDPVDTADDDVALMQLTSGSTGSPKAVQITHANIVANAEAMTVGCDFDIDTDVIVSWLPCFHDMGMTGYLTVPMYFGAELVKITPMDFLRDTLLWPRLIDKYRGTMTAAPNFAYTLLAKRLRRQAAPGEFDLSCLRWALSGAEQVDPLDVEDLCDAGAPFGLRPEAIVPAYGMAETTVAVSFSECGRGMVVDEVDADLIAVLHRAVPATRGHTRRLVSLGRPLPGLELRIVGEDGCVLPARGVGVIEVRGEPVSQGYTTVVGFLPAQNERGWYDTGDLGYLTEAGDVVVCGRIKDVIIMAGRNIFPTDIERAAGRVDGVRPGCAVAVRLDAGMSRETFAVAVECTDFDDPEQVRRIQRQVAHEVIAEVDMRPRNVVVLAPGTIPKTPSGKLRRAHSLALVG, via the coding sequence ATGAGTCGCTTCACCACAACCATGTACGCCAACGCCGCGAGCAGCACGAAGGGTTTCATCACCGGCGACCCGGACGCTCCGCTGCGCCAGTCGTGGGCCGAGGTGCACGAGCGGGCGCGCAGCATTGCCGGCGCGCTGGCGGCGGCCGGAGTGGGACGCGGCGACGTGGTCGCGGTGCTGGCCGGTGCCCCGGTGGAGATCGCCCCGACCGCACAGGGAATCTGGATGCGCGGGGCCAGCGTCACCATGCTGCACCAGCCCACTCCCCGGACCGACCTGGTGCGCTGGGCCGAGGAGACCACCACGGTGATCGACATGATCGCGGCGAAGGCCGTCGTCGTCTCCGAACCGTTCATGGCGGCCGCGCCTGTGCTGTCCGAGCTGGGCATGACGGTGCTGACCGTCGCCGAGCTCCTGACCGGCCCGCCCACCGACCCCGTCGACACCGCCGACGACGACGTCGCGCTGATGCAGCTGACGTCCGGCTCCACCGGCTCCCCCAAGGCCGTGCAGATCACCCACGCCAACATCGTCGCCAACGCCGAGGCGATGACGGTCGGCTGCGACTTCGACATCGACACCGACGTGATCGTCAGCTGGCTGCCCTGCTTTCACGACATGGGCATGACCGGCTACCTCACTGTCCCCATGTATTTCGGTGCCGAACTGGTCAAGATCACGCCGATGGACTTCCTGCGCGACACCTTGCTCTGGCCGCGCCTGATCGACAAGTACCGCGGCACCATGACCGCGGCACCGAACTTCGCCTATACCCTGCTGGCCAAGCGGCTGCGCCGTCAGGCCGCTCCCGGCGAGTTCGACCTGTCCTGCCTGCGCTGGGCGTTGTCCGGTGCCGAGCAGGTGGACCCCCTCGACGTCGAGGACCTCTGCGATGCGGGCGCCCCGTTCGGTCTGCGCCCCGAGGCGATCGTGCCGGCCTACGGCATGGCCGAGACGACGGTCGCGGTGTCGTTCTCCGAGTGCGGGCGGGGCATGGTGGTCGACGAGGTCGACGCGGATCTGATCGCGGTCCTGCACCGCGCGGTTCCGGCCACCCGTGGCCACACCCGCCGGCTGGTGTCGTTGGGCCGGCCGCTGCCCGGCCTGGAACTGCGCATCGTCGGCGAGGACGGTTGCGTGCTCCCCGCGCGCGGCGTCGGGGTCATCGAGGTCCGCGGCGAACCGGTGAGCCAGGGGTACACCACCGTCGTCGGATTCCTGCCTGCTCAGAACGAGCGCGGCTGGTACGACACCGGCGACCTCGGGTATCTCACCGAGGCCGGCGACGTCGTGGTGTGCGGGCGCATCAAGGACGTCATCATCATGGCCGGGCGCAACATCTTCCCCACCGACATCGAGCGCGCCGCCGGCCGCGTCGACGGCGTGCGGCCCGGTTGCGCGGTAGCGGTCCGGTTGGACGCCGGTATGTCCCGCGAGACGTTCGCCGTCGCCGTCGAGTGCACGGACTTCGACGACCCCGAGCAGGTCCGTCGGATCCAGCGCCAGGTCGCCCACGAAGTGATCGCCGAGGTCGACATGCGGCCCAGGAACGTCGTGGTGCTCGCACCGGGCACGATCCCCAAGACCCCGTCGGGCAAGCTACGCCGAGCGCATTCGCTGGCGTTGGTGGGCTGA
- a CDS encoding cytochrome P450 produces MLSCGPQFIAACRQRCGTAFTLRVASMGTVVYLTDPADIKTVFSGDPRVYHAGEANSMLRGLLGDTSVLVVDGDVHRDRRRLMLAPFARDAVAAQVDLIAQIAADNIAGWPCDRFFAAAPKMSEITLEVILRTVIGTTDPARLAALRVVLPRVLRIGPWQSLAVMKPELLQRWPWRRLRRAIADADRLLYAEIADHRADPCLAERTDALSMLVRASDEDGREMTDRELRDQLITLLLAGHDTTATGLAWALERLSRHPAVLQRAVRAAEDGDDDYLDAVAKETLRNRPVVFDVGRILTEPVELAGHRLPAGVMVVPGLVAVHADAQLYPNPERFDPDRMLGATLSPSSYFPFGGGNRRCLGATFAMVEFRVVLREILRRVDLHTTTELGEKPRLKHVIFVPRRGARIRATPKPQASV; encoded by the coding sequence ATGCTGTCCTGCGGACCTCAGTTCATCGCCGCGTGCCGGCAACGCTGTGGAACGGCGTTCACATTGCGGGTGGCCTCGATGGGCACCGTGGTCTATCTGACCGATCCGGCCGACATCAAGACGGTGTTCTCCGGTGATCCGCGGGTCTACCACGCCGGAGAAGCCAATTCGATGCTCCGGGGACTACTGGGGGACACCTCGGTGCTGGTCGTCGACGGCGATGTGCACCGCGACCGGCGCCGGCTGATGCTCGCGCCGTTCGCCCGGGACGCCGTGGCCGCGCAGGTGGACCTGATCGCCCAGATCGCCGCGGACAACATCGCCGGTTGGCCGTGCGACCGGTTCTTCGCGGCGGCACCGAAGATGTCGGAGATCACGCTGGAGGTCATCCTGCGCACCGTGATCGGCACGACGGACCCGGCCCGGCTCGCGGCTCTGCGGGTCGTGCTGCCCCGGGTGCTGCGGATCGGTCCGTGGCAGAGCCTGGCGGTCATGAAGCCGGAGTTGCTGCAGAGGTGGCCGTGGCGACGGCTGCGTAGGGCGATCGCCGACGCCGACCGGCTGCTGTACGCCGAGATCGCCGATCACCGCGCCGACCCGTGCCTGGCCGAGCGCACCGATGCCCTCTCGATGCTGGTGCGCGCCTCCGACGAGGACGGGCGTGAGATGACCGACCGGGAGCTGCGCGATCAGCTGATCACGTTGTTGTTGGCCGGCCACGACACCACGGCCACCGGGTTGGCGTGGGCGCTGGAGCGGCTGAGCCGTCATCCCGCGGTGTTGCAGCGGGCGGTCCGCGCTGCGGAGGACGGCGACGACGACTACCTCGACGCGGTGGCCAAGGAGACGCTGCGCAACCGGCCGGTGGTCTTCGATGTCGGGCGGATTCTCACCGAACCGGTGGAGCTCGCGGGGCACCGGCTGCCGGCCGGGGTGATGGTGGTGCCCGGCCTCGTCGCCGTGCACGCCGACGCCCAGCTGTACCCGAATCCGGAGCGGTTCGATCCGGACCGGATGTTGGGCGCGACGCTGAGCCCGTCGTCGTACTTCCCGTTCGGTGGCGGTAACCGCCGCTGCCTCGGGGCGACGTTCGCGATGGTGGAGTTCCGGGTGGTGTTGCGGGAGATCCTGCGCCGCGTCGACCTGCACACCACCACCGAGCTGGGGGAGAAGCCGCGGCTCAAGCATGTGATCTTCGTGCCCCGGCGGGGCGCGCGCATCCGCGCAACCCCCAAACCGCAGGCCTCGGTGTAG
- a CDS encoding DUF5994 family protein has product MARLSTGSIDGAWWPHSALIAAELPDLVGALHRTLGEVVDIRINWSATEGQLDLETIAAGARMMKGDNLPRRPRLMFVSGRERRVKLLVVPSMTSQALGLMMLRTAAGLPTGDGLADNRVSDTAHAVWQLAEVESAQWRCDVATPAAPGKVGS; this is encoded by the coding sequence TTGGCCCGCCTGTCGACGGGCAGCATCGACGGCGCCTGGTGGCCCCACTCGGCGCTGATCGCCGCCGAGCTTCCTGATCTGGTCGGCGCCCTGCACCGCACCCTGGGCGAGGTCGTCGACATCCGGATCAACTGGTCGGCGACCGAAGGTCAACTCGACCTCGAGACGATCGCGGCGGGCGCCCGCATGATGAAGGGCGACAATCTGCCGCGTCGCCCGCGCCTGATGTTCGTGTCCGGGCGCGAGCGGCGGGTGAAACTCCTTGTGGTGCCGAGCATGACGTCACAGGCGCTCGGTTTGATGATGCTGCGCACGGCGGCGGGCCTACCGACCGGCGACGGCCTCGCTGACAACCGCGTCAGCGATACGGCGCACGCGGTCTGGCAGCTCGCTGAAGTCGAAAGCGCACAGTGGCGCTGCGACGTCGCCACACCTGCGGCCCCCGGCAAGGTGGGCTCGTAA